The Corynebacterium mycetoides genome includes the window GGTAGGGCTGCTGATCGACGGCCCACTTGATGCGCCCGTCCGCGATGGCGTCGACAAGCTCGGCGTTGGTGTCGAAGGTGGCGATCGTCGCGTCCGACCCGGCATCCTTGACCGCTTCGATGGCGCGCATGGCTACCGGCGCCTGCAGCCCGAAGACGGTGTCGACGTCCCGGTCCTGCGCCAGCTTCGCCTGCATCGTGGCCTGGGCGGAGACGAGGTCCTGGCCGTTGACGTAGATCAGCTCGACCTTCCCGTCGCCGAGGCCCTTGGCCACGCCCGCGCAGCGCGCCTCCTGAGAGGAGTTGCCCTGCTCATGGATCACGCACAGCACGTTCTTGGCGCCCTCGTCCTTCAGGCGCGCGCCGGCTGCCTCGCCCGCGACGGATTCGTCTTGGCCAAAGAACCCGCTCAGGCCGTAGTCGGCGTACTCGTTCATCCCGGCGTTGAGGCCGACGGTGGGGATGCCGGCCTCCACCGCGCGCTGGGCCGCGGGTCCGATCGCCTCCGCGTTGGGCAGGGTTACGGCGATTCCGTCGACGCCGGAGTCGATGGCGGACTGCACCAGGTTTGCCTGGTTCGGCGCCTGCGGGTCCGACGAGTAGCGCAGCTCAATGTTGTCCTTCGCCGCGGCGTCCTCCGCGCCCTTGCGCACGAGGTCCCAGAAGGTGTCCCCGGGGGCCCCGTGGGTGACCATGGACACGACGTAGCGGGGCGTGTCGACGCCCCCGGCGGTCTCGCCCTCCCCTTCCGGGCGCGGCGCGCCCCCGGTGGAGGAGCAGGAGACGAGCGTGGCGGCCGCGCCGAGGGTGGCGATGGCGGCGAGAATCTTCTTGGTTCTAATCACCCACACATAGTGAACTACCCTATATCCCCTAGTCAAATGGGGTTTTTGGTACTTGAATCGATCCAGATCGTTTGACCTGCGGGGATTAAGACCGGCTCAGGCGCTCCAGCTCCACCTCGGGGTCGAAGTCGGCCTCGGGCCACGACAGGTTCAGGGACTCCAGCGCGTCGAACACCAGCGTCTTGACCACGGTGCGGCAGTAGTCCTTGTTGTCGGACGGGATGCAGTACCAGGGTGCGGCGTCGGTGGACGTGCGCGTCATCGCGATCTCGTAGGCCTCCATGTACTCGGACCACAGGGCGCGGTCGTCGATGT containing:
- a CDS encoding substrate-binding domain-containing protein — encoded protein: MRTKKILAAIATLGAAATLVSCSSTGGAPRPEGEGETAGGVDTPRYVVSMVTHGAPGDTFWDLVRKGAEDAAAKDNIELRYSSDPQAPNQANLVQSAIDSGVDGIAVTLPNAEAIGPAAQRAVEAGIPTVGLNAGMNEYADYGLSGFFGQDESVAGEAAGARLKDEGAKNVLCVIHEQGNSSQEARCAGVAKGLGDGKVELIYVNGQDLVSAQATMQAKLAQDRDVDTVFGLQAPVAMRAIEAVKDAGSDATIATFDTNAELVDAIADGRIKWAVDQQPYLQGYLAVDSLWVAKRNGGTLGGGRPVYTGPSFVDASNVDTIAEAAKVGMR